Sequence from the Petrotoga sp. 9PW.55.5.1 genome:
TATTACTGGTATAATAAATACGATAAAATTTATCATAATAAGGGAGGATTTTCATGGCTAAAGTTAATATTATTTTTTACAGTATGTATGGACATATTTATAAAATGGCTGAAGCTGAAGCCCAAGGAGCAAAAGAAGTTCCAGGAACAGAGGTTAAAATCTATAGAATCCCTGAAACTTTACCAGAAAATATTCTTGTTCAATCAGGTGCGAAAGACGCCCAAAAAATATTTTCTCATCTTCCAATAGCAACCTTAGATTCCCTAAAGGAAGCTGATGCGATTATTTTTGGTACTCCTACCAGGTTTGGAATGATGGCTGCTCAAATGAGACAGTTTTTGGATACAACAGGACCTCTTTGGGCTGGAGGAAGTTTAGTGGGGAAAATAGGTAGTGTAT
This genomic interval carries:
- the wrbA gene encoding NAD(P)H:quinone oxidoreductase — its product is MAKVNIIFYSMYGHIYKMAEAEAQGAKEVPGTEVKIYRIPETLPENILVQSGAKDAQKIFSHLPIATLDSLKEADAIIFGTPTRFGMMAAQMRQFLDTTGPLWAGGSLVGKIGSVFTSSSTQHGGQESTILSFHTTLLHHGMIIVGVPFTEPNLSDSSNIHGGTPYGASAIIPQDDENRPNSIELDIARSQGKRVAELAKKLFG